The stretch of DNA ACACATAGTTGCCGGTTTTGGCCTCAACCAAGTAGGAGCCCGCCGGAATACGGCCCAAATCAACGGGAGCACCGGTGTTGTTCTGCGGATCGAGGGCCGTAGTGTACACGGGTACTTTCTTGTAATTGGTCATCACCAGCGTACCAGGCACAGTGAACTGCTGCGTGAAGCTGAGCATAATGCGCTGCCCATCAGAGGTCGGGAAAATATCAATACCGGAAAGCGTTTCTACGCGCTTGATGGGGCCATTCAGCGTAACTGGCTCGGCCACGGCTTCTGATTTGGTCTTTACTTCTGTGCCGTTAGCAGTCTTGATTTTAGTTTTAACCTTACCGGGCGAAGTCTGCGCCTGTGCGGTAGAAAAAGCCAGCAGAGCGGCGGCGAAGAAAACGATGCGTTTCATGTGCAAAAGAAAACTAACGGAATAGCGAAAAAAGCAGTGTCTGAAGGGCCCTTTGCAGAATCCGGGCCAACTTTAGCGGCTTGGGCTGGCAAAGCTTTCTGGCTTAAAGGTAGTAAAGCTATACTTGGCTCTGCTTTCGTAAAAAAGCCCAGCCAGTAACGGCTGGGCTTGTGTATACGGTGTGCAGCGCAAGAACTTTTGTTGGCAATAGGCCCGCCATGCTGGGCAAGGGGAAAGCATAACGCGCTTGTGGCTGATTGCCGGAACGCCTGGGCCGCTCCACTTACTTACCCTTTCTTCTCCTCCGGCGCCTTCACGTTATCGTTGGGGTTGCGGTCAATGAGCTTGTTGTAGGGGTCGATGCCAACGCGGTCTGGCTTCTCGGGCACGGTGAATTCCAGGCGGTTTCGGCCGGGTAACAGGCGGCGCTTTTGTACCATTAGCGGGACATCCTGCCACTCGCCCTTTATTTTTTTGCGGCCCATTACGCCCACATCAATAAAGTCGCGGGCTTTAAGGTCGGCAGTTTCGTTGCCCAGGGAGTCGGCGTAAAGCTTCTTGGTATCTACGGTGAACTGCACGCGATACTGCCCATTCGGGAGCTTGCGGTAAGTGGCCGAGTCAACCTTGTTCTCATAGAGCGTGATGCGCTCAAACAGGTCTGTCACCACGTATTGCAGCGAGTCGGGGGTGTGCTTGCGCATCACATCCAGAAATTCCACTGAGTTAGTAAAGGGCGGGTGCTGGTAGGCCACCTTGTCGTGGTACTCCTTGAGGGCGCTATTTACGGCGGCCTCGCCCAGGTAATCCTGGAGCGCATACATCACGAGGGAGCCCTTGCGGTAATGGATGTAGGGCTGGTTTTCTACCAGGTACAGCGGCACCTCCTTCTTGCGCTCCGTGGCACGGCCCGAGAGGTAGGAGTTTAGCTCAAATTTGAGGAAACGCTTCATTTTCTCCTCGCCGTAAATGTGCTTCATCACCATCAGGGCGCCGTACTGGCTCAGGGTTTCCGACATGAGCGTACCGCCCTGCACGTTGCCGCTCACAATCTGATGGCCAAACCACTGGTGAGCCACCTCGTGAGCCGTTACGTAGAGCGGGTAGTCAATGTCCTCAGGGTCCAGAGAATCTACGTGGGCCACAAAACCGATGCTTTCTGAGAACGGAATGGTGTTGGGGAAGCTCTGCGCGAAGCTATTGTAGCCGGGAAACTCCAGAATGCGCACTTGCCGGTGCTGGTAGGGGCCAAAGTTAGCCGTGTAGTACTCCAGAGCCTTTTTTACGCCCGTGGCCATGCGCTTGAGGTTGTACTCGTGGCCGGGCTGGTAGTAAATCTCAATGGGTATGTTGTTCCAGTGGTCTTTGTACACCTGGTAGCGGGCCGACTGGAAGGAGTAGAAGTTGAGGATGGGCGCGTCCATTTTATACTGGAAGTAGCGGCGGCCATCTTTGGTCCACTCGTTCTGCAGGTAGCCAGGGGCAATGGCAATCTGGTCGGGGGAGGTGCTGAGCGTAGCTTCAAACCGAATCCAGTCGCCGTCGCTGCTGATGTAGTTGCGCATGCGGGCCGCGGAGTCGTTCACGGAGGCCATGCGCGGCTTGGGCTGCAGGCCCTGCTCTTTGCGCACATCATCGTCGCCGAGCTCGTAGGCCTCCTGGTAGCCGATGCGCGGCAGCTGAAAGTTGTTGACGAAGGTGCCATTGTACACCACGCTGGTGTTGGAGCCACTGTTCTGGAAGCCGGGGTTGGTGTAGGCCAGGTCGAAGTTCAACTGCACGGAGTCGCCGGGTTGCAGGGGCTGAGTTAGGCGCACAATCCGGAAGTCCAGTTCGTCTAGTTTATCATGAAGCACCTCTTTGCCGGGGCGCGCCAACGTGAGTTGCTTAATATCAGCCTTACCGTCGCTGAGAATCTGCACCGAGTCAATGGGCTGGCCGCTGCGGTTGAGCAGCCAGTAGGAGCCGCGGTACCGAATGTCGCGCTCTGCCGGGAACATGTCCACATTCAGGTTTACCGCCACCACGCGGGGCTGCGGCCGTTTGGCGTAGCGCTTATAGGTTTTTTCGTAGCCTGCCTGCAGCTTCTGCTGTTGGGCAGTGGTGCTGTACGTGTTCAGCACGTTGGTATTATAGAAGATGAAGGCCCCCAGGCCTGCAAACGCCAGCAGTGCCACGCCCGCCAGCACGCGCAAGCCCGGCGAGAAGCTGGATTTCAGCTGCTGCCAGCGCCACGAAAAGCGGGTTTCGGTGCCTCTGGGCCACAGCAGGCTGCTGGCCAGCGCCAGCAACACCGCAAATGCCGCCCAATACAGTTTAAAGGTGAAGTAGGGCAGCACAAAGTGGCCGAAGCCATTCATGGCCGAGTACTGCACGCCGGGGTCAGAGTTGTAGCTATACAGGTTGTGCTCCAGGCCTAGCTGCCCTTTAAAGATGTTGAACAGGTAGTATAGAATCATGATGAAGTGCCCCATGAACTTGTTGTTCACGAGCACCTGCACCAGCATGGCCAGCACGCACAGCAAGAGCATATCAATGAGCTGGAAGCCGAACAGATACTTCACGTACACATCCAGCTCATAGCGGAAGTAGCCCATGCCGGTTTGCAGCAAGATTCCGCAGAGCATCACCAAGGCCAGCAGCAGCACCTGAATCAGCATCAGAGCCCCCAGCTTGGCCACGAATGGTACCCAGCTGGGCATGGGCATGGCATCGTAAATCTGATGAACGTTTGAGTCCCGTTCGCGCCACACCAGCTCACCGGAGTAAAACGTGATGATAATGAGCTGGAACAAGGCAAACGTACCTACCAGCAGCTGCACCACCACCGGCGTAACCGGGTAGGTATTGGTACCATAAATCTTGCCCACCTGCAAGCCCGAAATCAGCAGGAACAGCAGCCCAGCCCCCAGAATACCAATGAAGTACACGCTGCGGATGGTGCTGAAAAACTCCAGCCGGAGCAAACGCCCCAATTGGGCCCAGGCCAGGCTAGGGGTAAAACGCGGCGTTACAAAGGGCAGCTGCAGTGACGTAGGCCGGGCTGCCACTCCCAGCGCCGCTTTGGGCCGCGAGCCGGAAGCTCCTTTGTTAGCGAAGGAAAACTGGAAAAAGACATAACACGCCACCAGGGTCAGGAGGGCTGCGCCAACCCACAGCAGGCGGTTTTGCACCATGTAGGTGTTCCAGGAGAGCAGCTGCGTATTGCGCTCCGCTACCGTCCAGTAACGCTGGGTCAGGTCGATGGCGCTGGCACCCAGCGGGTCCAGTAGGTTCTTGAGTGTTTCGTTATCAAGGTTTTGCCGTAGGCCAGCGCTTATAGAGTAGAGCACCAGAAACAGCACGCCACCCAGGTAAATGGCCAGCGCCGAGCGTGAGAGCGTAGCGCCCGTGAAGAAAATAGCGCCCGTCAGAAACAGGTTGGGAATGACAATGAGCAGGTAAGGCTGCAGGTACGTGGCCAGGTGGTTCGGCCCCAGCTTAGCGGGCAGCATCGTAGGCCAGTAGGTGGCCAGCCACAGGCCCAGCGCCGCACCCAGGAAAATGCCCACCGTTACAACGAACGAGCCCAGAAAGCGCCCACCGAGGTAACCCAACTTAGTAATGGGGGTGGTGTAGTAGAGCGAGTGGGTGCGGTGCTCAAAATCACGATACACCGGCGTGCCCATCATGGAGGAGGTGATGAAGCTGCCGAACAAGCTCATCACCATCAGGATGGCCGTAATCTGATAGGGCGAGTTGGCCAGCACCCGGCCGCCCCCGCCGCCTACTGTTACGTTGGCGCCAAACACGCCGCCCACCGCCAGCATGAGCAGAAAGGCCATGGCAGTCAGTAGGAAGAAGTAGATATACGTGGCCGGTCGTTTGAGCCGGTAGCGTATCTCAAAAAGGAATATTTCTCGAAACATAGTCAGTCTTTTTTGGGGTGTAGGCCAGTATCTGACGTGTGTTTAAGCTTTGGAAGCTTCCGCGGCTACCTGCTCGGCGGCGTGAATGCGGGCGAAGTACACGTCCTCCAGCGTGGGCTCCACGGCCTCAAAACCGTTGCCGGGTTGCGCGATGCTATGCACGTGAATGATGGTTTGGCCCGCAAACAGGCGCGACGAAATCACGGAGAATTGCTGCTGGTACTGGCCTAGCTCGTCTTTGCTGACGTTGCGCCGCCAGATTTGCCCGCGCATTTCCTCAATGGCCACCAGCGGGTCGCCGGTGTATAGCACCTGGCCTTTGTTGATGATGGCGAACTGCCGGCACAGGTCTGATACATCCGATACGATGTGCGTGCTCAGAATCACGATGCGGTCCTCGCCGATTTCGGCCAGCAGGTTGTGGAAGCGGTTACGTTCGGTAGGGTCCAGGCCAGCGGTAGGCTCATCCACGATAATGAGTTTTGGGTCGCCGAGCAGGGCCTGGGCAATGCCAAAGCGTTGCTTCATGCCACCGGAGTAGCCGCCCAAGTTCTTGTTGCGCGCCTCCCAGAGGTTGGTTTGGTGCAGCAAGGCATCTACTACCTGCCGCCGCTCACTCTTATTGCTGATGCCCTTCAGCACCGCAAAGTGCTCCAGCAGCTCCGCCGCCGACACTTTCGGGTACACGCCAAACTCCTGGGGCAAGTAGCCCAGCACCTGCCGCACGTGCTCCGGCTGGCGCAGCACGTCAATCTCTCCCAGCCTAATACTGCCCGAGTCCGCCTCCTGCAGCGTGGAAATGGTGCGCATTAATGATGATTTACCGGCCCCGTTCGGGCCCAGCAAACCAAACATGCCCGGCGCAATCTGCAATGATACATCATGAAGGGCGCGGGTGCCGTTGGGGTATGTCTTGGAGAGATGTTCAATGACCAGTTCCATGAGAAGGAGCAAAAGAGTATGGTTGACAGATGGATAGAGGAGCCAAATACCCAATAGACTGGCTCATGTCAAACATATGAAATGAGCTATAACCAATCTTGGCTTTTCAACCAACCCGGCTTGGGTGGGGGCCAACGGGCTTGCCTGGGAAGGTTTCCCGCAAAGTGCTGGTGAGCCTCTGTCGACCCCACCCCAACCCTTGCCCTCCAAGAGAGGGGCTTAGAGTAGTTTGGCAATGTCGGCCAACAGTAGCCCAAGAAGTCGTTGTGGTGCTAGCCTAAGCCCCTCACCCAGCGGGGTGGGGTTAACAGAGGCTTCGACTTCTATAGTCTACTGTTCATGTAGCCTAGTATCTTCGTCAAAAAATAGACTATATGCTCCGTTCTCATACCTGCGGCGAACTGCGCGCCGAACACATTGGTCAAACCGTAACGCTGTGCGGCTGGGTGCAGCGCACCCGTGACGCGGGTGGCATCTTCTGGATTGTGCTCCGCGACCGGTATGGCCTCACGCAGCTGGCCCTGGAGGAAGGCGTAGAATCGGCGGAAGTACGCGAGCAAGCCCGTCAGCTGGGTCGTGAGTTTGTGATCTGCGTGACGGGTAAAGTGGCCGAGCGCTACTCCAAGAACGACAAGATGCCCACCGGCGACATCGAGATTCGGGTG from Hymenobacter taeanensis encodes:
- a CDS encoding ABC transporter permease/M1 family aminopeptidase is translated as MAFLLMLAVGGVFGANVTVGGGGGRVLANSPYQITAILMVMSLFGSFITSSMMGTPVYRDFEHRTHSLYYTTPITKLGYLGGRFLGSFVVTVGIFLGAALGLWLATYWPTMLPAKLGPNHLATYLQPYLLIVIPNLFLTGAIFFTGATLSRSALAIYLGGVLFLVLYSISAGLRQNLDNETLKNLLDPLGASAIDLTQRYWTVAERNTQLLSWNTYMVQNRLLWVGAALLTLVACYVFFQFSFANKGASGSRPKAALGVAARPTSLQLPFVTPRFTPSLAWAQLGRLLRLEFFSTIRSVYFIGILGAGLLFLLISGLQVGKIYGTNTYPVTPVVVQLLVGTFALFQLIIITFYSGELVWRERDSNVHQIYDAMPMPSWVPFVAKLGALMLIQVLLLALVMLCGILLQTGMGYFRYELDVYVKYLFGFQLIDMLLLCVLAMLVQVLVNNKFMGHFIMILYYLFNIFKGQLGLEHNLYSYNSDPGVQYSAMNGFGHFVLPYFTFKLYWAAFAVLLALASSLLWPRGTETRFSWRWQQLKSSFSPGLRVLAGVALLAFAGLGAFIFYNTNVLNTYSTTAQQQKLQAGYEKTYKRYAKRPQPRVVAVNLNVDMFPAERDIRYRGSYWLLNRSGQPIDSVQILSDGKADIKQLTLARPGKEVLHDKLDELDFRIVRLTQPLQPGDSVQLNFDLAYTNPGFQNSGSNTSVVYNGTFVNNFQLPRIGYQEAYELGDDDVRKEQGLQPKPRMASVNDSAARMRNYISSDGDWIRFEATLSTSPDQIAIAPGYLQNEWTKDGRRYFQYKMDAPILNFYSFQSARYQVYKDHWNNIPIEIYYQPGHEYNLKRMATGVKKALEYYTANFGPYQHRQVRILEFPGYNSFAQSFPNTIPFSESIGFVAHVDSLDPEDIDYPLYVTAHEVAHQWFGHQIVSGNVQGGTLMSETLSQYGALMVMKHIYGEEKMKRFLKFELNSYLSGRATERKKEVPLYLVENQPYIHYRKGSLVMYALQDYLGEAAVNSALKEYHDKVAYQHPPFTNSVEFLDVMRKHTPDSLQYVVTDLFERITLYENKVDSATYRKLPNGQYRVQFTVDTKKLYADSLGNETADLKARDFIDVGVMGRKKIKGEWQDVPLMVQKRRLLPGRNRLEFTVPEKPDRVGIDPYNKLIDRNPNDNVKAPEEKKG
- a CDS encoding ABC transporter ATP-binding protein; its protein translation is MELVIEHLSKTYPNGTRALHDVSLQIAPGMFGLLGPNGAGKSSLMRTISTLQEADSGSIRLGEIDVLRQPEHVRQVLGYLPQEFGVYPKVSAAELLEHFAVLKGISNKSERRQVVDALLHQTNLWEARNKNLGGYSGGMKQRFGIAQALLGDPKLIIVDEPTAGLDPTERNRFHNLLAEIGEDRIVILSTHIVSDVSDLCRQFAIINKGQVLYTGDPLVAIEEMRGQIWRRNVSKDELGQYQQQFSVISSRLFAGQTIIHVHSIAQPGNGFEAVEPTLEDVYFARIHAAEQVAAEASKA